Below is a window of Roseofilum reptotaenium CS-1145 DNA.
AATGCCAAACCCACCTCTACCCAACACTTTCTCAATCCTGTACTTGCGGTCAATAACTTTTCCGGGTTGCCAATCCACGATCTTCAGGTACACAAACGCCAGTTTTCCCTATTATGCTACATCTGTTCCCTATCTCCCTATCTTCCCACTCCTATTCCCCCATTCCCCTACAATAGAAAAGTAACCCTTTCACTCAACCCATGGCCAGAGACTTACGCGGATTTATCAACCTACTCGAAGAGCGCGGACAACTACGACGAATTAAAGCATCTGTCGATCCGGATTTAGAAATTGCCGAAATTGCCAACCGAATGTTGCAAGCGGGAGGCCCTGGGTTACTGTTTGAAAATGTTCAAGGATCGCCCTTTCCCATTGCCATTAATTTAATGGGAACGGTTGAGCGTATCTGTTGGGCGATGAATATGGATAATCCTCTAGAATTAGAAGATCTAGGGAAAAAATTGGGCATGTTGCAACAACCCAAACCGCCCAAAAAGATTTCCCAAGCCATTGATTTTGGCAAGGTTTTATTTGATGTGGTGAAAGCCAAGCCAGGACGCGATTTTTTTCCGAGTTGTCAACAGGTCGTGATTTCAGAAGAAGACTTAGACTTAAATACCCTACCCCTAATTCGTCCCTATCCTGGAGATGCGGGAAAAATTATTACTTTGGGATTGGTAATTACCAAAGATTGTGAAACCGGAATTCCCAATGTTGGTGTGTATCGGTTACAGCTTCAATCTGCTAAAACAATGACCGTACATTGGTTATCGGTACGGGGCGGGGCACGTCACCTGCGAAAATCCTCTGAGCAAGGAAAAAAATTAGAGGTGGCGATCGCCCTCGGCGTTGACCCCCTGATCATTATGGCTGCCGCAACCCCCATTCCCGTGGATCTCTCGGAATGGTTATTTGCCGGACTCTACGGAGGTTCTGGAGTACCCTTAGCTAAATGTAAAACTGTAGACCTCGAAGTTCCGGCAGACTCAGAATTTGTACTCGAAGGAACCATTACCCCGGGTGAAGTTCTCCCTGATGGTCCGTTTGGCGACCATATGGGTTACTATGGAGGAGTGGAAGACTCGCCCCTAATCCGTTTCCAATGCATAACTCATCGAAAAAAACCAGTATACTTAACCACTTTTAGCGGTCGTCCTCCCAAGGAGGAAGCCATGATGGCGATCGCCCTTAACCGTATTTACACCCCCATTCTGCGCCAACAAGTCTCCGAAATTGTTGATTTCTTCCTCCCTATGGAAGCCTTAAGTTACAAAGCTGCCATTATTTCCATTGATAAAGCTTATCCCGGCCAAGCTAAACGTGCAGCCCTCGCCTTTTGGAGCGCTCTACCCCAATTTACCTACACAAAATTCGTCATTGTTGTCGATAAAGACATTAATATTCGCGATCCTCGGCAAGTGGTTTGGGCAATTTCCTCTAAAGT
It encodes the following:
- a CDS encoding UbiD family decarboxylase encodes the protein MARDLRGFINLLEERGQLRRIKASVDPDLEIAEIANRMLQAGGPGLLFENVQGSPFPIAINLMGTVERICWAMNMDNPLELEDLGKKLGMLQQPKPPKKISQAIDFGKVLFDVVKAKPGRDFFPSCQQVVISEEDLDLNTLPLIRPYPGDAGKIITLGLVITKDCETGIPNVGVYRLQLQSAKTMTVHWLSVRGGARHLRKSSEQGKKLEVAIALGVDPLIIMAAATPIPVDLSEWLFAGLYGGSGVPLAKCKTVDLEVPADSEFVLEGTITPGEVLPDGPFGDHMGYYGGVEDSPLIRFQCITHRKKPVYLTTFSGRPPKEEAMMAIALNRIYTPILRQQVSEIVDFFLPMEALSYKAAIISIDKAYPGQAKRAALAFWSALPQFTYTKFVIVVDKDINIRDPRQVVWAISSKVDPSRDVFILPETPFDTLDFASEKIGLGGRMGVDATTKIYPETTHEWGAVLDSDPDIAAKVDQRWQEYGLADLTLGEVDPNVFGYEMPSKFNH